The DNA region acagagatgaggaggaggtgatgggccggtttggtgtaaaggaagggaatctagaaggacagatggtggtggactttgctggAAATGGCTGTAATCAACACTTACTTTCAGtagagagaggaacacagagtgactgtggtggaaattttatattattccTTAATGctgatcattttcattattaatgccttaataatcatctgattgtttctgattcatgttcatattctTAAGTGTCGATCATACACATCCTTCAACATTCAATGCATTGTTCAAGTATATTGCTGCAGACCTCTGAGCAAGTGGGGTCCTCAGTTATCTTTGAGCAGGAAGCCTAGTTCTGATTTGATCACTCTGAGACAGTGTCTGACTTGATGACCCTGCGATgtagtgtttgacttagacaaGGAACAGAATGCTCCTTGAGTGAGGCCTTCCTCTTTTCTCATCTTTACTCATGTAGACTTGGCAAATTGTCCTGAAGTTTGAGCTCATGTGTGGaggttttgtgttatctgtaggcTTTAAAAATCGGGACAGGAGGAGAAGTTGTCAGAGAACCTTGGTGGGCACCTTGTGTGAGCATGAACTTGTTCTCTCCACCCGggtgcttttcttttcctttctttttttaatttttcctatatgcatatgcagaaataaattcacaaagacaactttatgaattcttcttttcattgagtcgtCAGAAGCTCTCGTGGTATTTTTTCCGCAACAGTGACATACAACTCGACATGCACAACTAAATCATCTGGACTGTCAGTTCTCATCTGGTTGTATGAAAGAGGAATGTAAAATGCGTAAGTTAATTTGTCAACAGCGTTAAATTAGTTGCCATCCAGACAATGATAAAACGCTCTCATCCTGGTACAAATTACGTCATGTAATATGTCATTCTCAAAAGTGTGTGTCAAACAATATTCAAATCAGCTACTTGGTCATCTGATATTAAGATAAACATTAAATCCATTGTAATATAGCACCAATATATAAAAACTATAGTCTAAACCTGTGCAGTGAACATTAGTTCATGGCAAACATGCATTGCAAACACGTTATCGCTGCCTTTGGCTTTCTGACCAGTAGAGTGCAGTGTTCCAATGTTAGTGGCTGTTTAGGCCCCAAGTTCATCAGCTGTGTGATCTAAGTTAAACATCAAGGCTACACTATGTGCCAACACTGAACGCCTGTGGCTTGACAATCATTCATCCAATCATTTGTGGGAATACAGGAATCACAATGCTAACTAGGGTGCTTGACCATGAGCACCTCCCCCACACACAGGCCACGTCAGACACGTCCTCTTCACTCCGTCTGCTTGTTACATTTGTCTGCTTTACAAAAGCATTGAGAGTGATAGTTCGCCAATTCCCCTTTGGACTGATGAATTTTATGATGCTTGCCTGTAGTCATGCTGGAAAGATTAGTTGATCTTTTAATTAGGATAACATTAGCCTGTTGACAAGCAGGAGTATAGTGATGTACTGGTAATGTAGTTTAGTCCAGCTACAGTATCAATTTTACTGTAGTGTAAATAAGGTTTCAAGAATTTgtctattttaatttaatttcatttaagGGGTGCATGGAAATATACAATTTACAGTGATTTTATATAACTATTAACATTAAACTTAGGCTAAACATGCAAAATCGCTGCAGCCTCCTGAACTCGAAGAGCGTATATGTATTGTACTAAGTTATACTCGACACGCTCAGTTACTCTGGCATTGACATATCGAGTCTGACGATATTGAAACGTAGAAACACGGAAGTGTAGTTAAACACCCAGCTGCACTACCTCCAAAAAGCTAGCTTTCATTGGCGATTGTATGGTTTCATCTGATACCTGTACTGTTAGAACAAAATGCCTGAAGTACAGATACCGAGGTAAGAACACCAGCTCTATGCGGTAGTATTAGCACAGAACATATAATGTGGTTTTGAGTGAGTTAATGAATTAAacccacaattttcactcttgCTACCATTGACAGTGTTAAAGTAACATATGACGTAAGTATGAAACATTAGGCAGGCTGTGTGTTAAGGTATGGAATGATGCAGGCTTCAGCTAGCGTCCTACTAAACATATTGTTACGTGAGGTCAGTtgttaagaaaaaaacaaccgCTTTTAACGTTTTATATGTTCGCAACGTGAGAGCATTATGAGCATTATCATCCTGCAGTGATGATGATTCTGATGATGAGCCGTAGCATACACAGATTAATATTTTCGGCAAAAGTATGATTATGTTTATGCCAAGGATTCAAGCCATTGCCAGAAATGCTAGTGTTGGACTCGAGGGGTTCAAGGCACATGCTGTGTTTCAGGAAATCAACAAAAAGCTTCAGGAGGTGAGATATCTGTCtacatctatatctatctatctatctatcaatCGATCTACAAATCTATATATCTCTATACAGCCCCATAcctatcatatatatatatacatacatatccTAACCccaaccatcacaactaaaggcagatgtctaacccttgctctaattctaaccaaaactcaattctaacctcagccctgaaATAACATCttaaccttgtgtgtgtgtgtgtgtgtgtgtgtgtgtgtgtgtgtgtgtgtgtgtgtgtgtgtgtgtgtgtgtgtgtgtgtgtgtgtggtcaagatgtgattttaggtctgagattagaattgagttttggttcagaatAGAGCAAAGGttggacgtctgcctttagttgtgatggtttgGGTTAtagtaaggggctagggaaggtaataatgtcaatggtgagtccccacatggatgtgaaaatgtgtgtgtgtgtgtgtgtgtgtgtgtgtgtgtgtgtgtgtgtgtgtgtgtgtgtgtgtgtgtgtgtgtgtgtgtgatgaccaGTGACATAAGGCTTTGACTATAGCACTCCATAACCCTAAAATCTCTGTTTATATCAAAAAGGAAGGGGAGCAGTTTGTGAGTAAGAtcgggggagtgtttgccttCAAAGTGAAGGATGGCCCAAATGGACAGGAGGCAACTTGGTATGTGGATGTGAAGAATGGAAAAGGCTGTGTTCACAATGACATTGGTAAGTAAACTCAAGTGCTTGGAAAACTGACAGTGAAATTCTGTCATGTTAATTTTTAACCCTATGTGGGAAGACAGTTTAAAGTTCAAGGCCTGTACAGACATTAATCAATGTatagcatgtactgtacattattcTATGATCTAACAATACTGTTTTTTGGCAGCAACACGTCTTAGCTGTATGTCTGCTTTACTTAAGGTTTCTCTTGTGTTTATGCACTGCAGATAAAAAAGCTGACTGTACCATTGCCATGTCAGATACAGATTTGTTGGCCTTGATGACGGGGAAGATGAACCCACAGACTGTGAGTATTCAGGCTCAATAAGGAGTCCGTGGATGTATTTGTATGCACTGTTAATAGTTCGTACTCATTGGAGGCACAAGGACCATCTTGTTTATGGTCAATACAATTATATACTAAGAGAACTGAGAAAGACACTGAACAGACATAGGCAAACACAGCATAGTAGTTTGCTGAGCAGCTCAAGATGGAAGCATTACTAGATCTGTGAAGACAAACCCAAAAATGACAGTTAATGTCATAACTATTATTCAAAATTAGTATTAAATAGCTCAGCGAATACCAAGAATATGCTAAGAAATTTGATGTGCTTTGCACCAACCTTTGAAAGTACCATCTGCAGGAATTGAGGCAGTGAAACAAATGTATATTTTTCTAATCTTTTATTGTTTAGTGATCAGTAATAGGCCTGAACAGAACAGCTGTTCTGCACAGCACATGCTTATTTTGAGACGCTGTACTTACACCTGGCAGCCTAAGTCTGTCTGGCAAAAGCAGTTAGTTCTGTCATTTCCTGCTAACAAGGCATTTCTGCTAATCACTGGATAAATTTAGTTTCAATTGTAAACTTCAATGTAATGAAGATCCAACAGATTAGTGGTGTCTGAGATAATTAAACCACCCATCTGGCACTAATAATTGTTCCATGATTAAGTCATGTGGAGCACATAATATTTTCTTTTGAAAaaattctttttgttttgatcaGAGTAACTTACCATTAACCTCTTCACTCACATTTTTTCCTTCATCACTGTAATTCATTTGATAAATATATGATGTATGGTTTGCTACAGTTTATCTAATACTTTTAAacctaaaaacatattttttattgctcatTATAGATCTAGGTGTACCAAGGCTGCAATAGCATACAGCTTGTATACGTCTTATGTGCATAGATGCAAAAAAGGCTGTATTTCTCTCAGATGTTTTTCAGGGCGCCACAGTCTATTTTCTATTCTACGTCCTGTTCTCCTGAAGAGGACCTGATTCAAAAAAAACCCAAGACATTTTGTGATTAGTTATCGTAGTAACTACTCTTATAATAGTCACAAATTTAAACaggcatttttttaataaaggcaCAGTGAAATAATTTCAATGTTTGTTTCAATGTTATATTTAACATATTACTGTCATTAGCTACGATCAAATGATTTTattaatgaataaaatgtgtaCACATTTTGTACATGACTATCCATGTACCTATTCACACACATGATGGCTCTCTTACATTTCATTAGTTTCATGATGGCATTATTTGGGATGCGTAAggatgtttcttttgtttttatattttggtaGATTTTTTGCATTATAGTTTTTATACAAATGTCAAAGTGAATGCTTCCAGTATTTTGCTACTTTTCTGTCACACATTAATATCTGTAACTGCCCACTCGGTGACTGTCTGTGCTTTGCAGTTTCGTGACCTTTCATAAGCTGTTTTTGCCATTGGCCTACTTTCTCTGCATTGACTTAATCCCTCACGGTAACTCTTAAAACCAGCCACATGTAGTTGTCTCCAGTGACCGCGATTTTTGCTTTTTCAATTCAGAACTGTGTGGATGGCATTTTAACCCCACCTCCCAATCTCTGATTTACAGGCATTTTTCCAGGGCAAGCTAAAGATCACAGGGAACATGGGGCTGGCCATGAAGCttcaaaacctgcagctgcagccggccAAGGCCAAGCTGTAGATGGGACGTCAGACTTGACACCAACTTGAAATAaccacaaaaaaaataaaaaattggaTAACCATTAGATCTCTGTAAACCTTCTCATAACAGGACTTAATGACATTCTCTAGTAGTGACCTTACAGAGTGACTGAGGGATTAGTCAGCAACAGTGCCAATATAACAGGAAACTAAGATAGACAAGAGATATGCTGTAACTAATGCGCTAATCTAGTTCTGTTCTGCAAACCCTCTCATGGTACAATGTCTCCACACTAtactaataaaaaaatctgtgaATGTTTTGAATAGGGCAGGGGTTTGAGTAGAGCAGATTTTTGTAAATTCCTATCCTGGACAGTGTGGACAGTAAGTGCCTCAATGTGTCAGAATTGCAAATTTTACCTAACAACACAGTGTATTGCACTGTGAATGCCTAAAGGAAAGGTTTGCAATTTTCTGTCATTTAAAGGTGTTTAACAAATCTCTTATTTCTACTTGAAATGAATATATCTTGGTTATAATGTCCCTTTTATGTCATTTACTTAAGAATTAACCACAAGTTTGTCAAAAGTAGtttgaataatttaaaatacaataaaatagtACAGCAGAATAGTTTCCCTTTTGAAATGGCTTGAAGCAATGGAATTAACAACATGGCTGCTCTTAAAGATTGACGACATTCTATGATCAAATGGTAATACTGAATCTGTGTAAGTAAAATGTGAAGAGACTGGGCAGATGTTCCAACATAAGCTTTAGTGTTATGCTTGTGTCTCTGCACAATCAGTGTGTGCAGAGCAGCTATTAAATTCTCATGATCACACTACTCCTGGCTAACACACATACGAggtattaaaacacacattgtACATTTTAAGCATGCTACTTGACATTACCTAAATTTTGCCTAAAATGCCACCGTCATTTTGACTGGACCAtgtatgtgtttcttttttcgGAGGACTTTTCCTAACACTGCAGTGACCTGATTCCAGACTGCCACGCTGTagttttttctttgtaaatggAGGAACATGGGGGAAACATGGCTCTGACCCAGATTCCACTGCAGCTTTGGCATGGCTCTGAGTTTTCTTACTATTGAGTTGCACTGGGGTTACTGCATAGTCACTGTGCAATTTCAGTGGAAGCTTCAGTTgcagtcatgtttttttttcattttttgtttggagtggaacataaaaaacaaaaccagtgtTCACATTTCAATAACACTCTAATCTTTAAGTGAATGACACAGCAGCTAGTTGCtttaagtaaaaaaagaaatgcatagGTTTAGTAGGTTTAGTCTTGTTATCATATTAGAGACCTGCATCAATTctaactgtttttttaaaagtatAATACTGCATACTATTCATATTCATGTCACTATGACCCTGACCTGCTACT from Betta splendens chromosome 4, fBetSpl5.4, whole genome shotgun sequence includes:
- the scp2b gene encoding sterol carrier protein 2b isoform X1; this encodes MPEVQIPSMIMFMPRIQAIARNASVGLEGFKAHAVFQEINKKLQEEGEQFVSKIGGVFAFKVKDGPNGQEATWYVDVKNGKGCVHNDIDKKADCTIAMSDTDLLALMTGKMNPQTAFFQGKLKITGNMGLAMKLQNLQLQPAKAKL
- the scp2b gene encoding sterol carrier protein 2b isoform X2, which produces MPEVQIPRIQAIARNASVGLEGFKAHAVFQEINKKLQEEGEQFVSKIGGVFAFKVKDGPNGQEATWYVDVKNGKGCVHNDIDKKADCTIAMSDTDLLALMTGKMNPQTAFFQGKLKITGNMGLAMKLQNLQLQPAKAKL